The DNA segment aagataagatatggctTTATTCATCCCAGCACGGGGAAGTTTCACAGTTAAACAGCAGCAATATACAACatgcaagtgcagagaaaaagacaggtagaaaaaaaacacaaacaagtgaaaaatgaaatatagagaaaaaaattggtatttatacaaatatttatataaacataGAATTAGcagtaaaattaaaatgaaataatattattaataatatgtaaataatgtaatatttaataaaggTGGAAAAACCTTTTAAACAAAGGAACTGAGTCCACAGTTTCCAGCCCTAACTTTGCATTGTTCCTCTTTAGTAAATCTCAACAGAAGTTTAACATTAAAAGAGGTTTTGTACACACCATTCCCAGAAAAATCATCTCTTCTTCCCGAGCCATCTTTGTCCTCTTCCTCTGTATATAGCCCCTCCACACCTGCACATTGGATTCAACATTTCTCAGAGTTAGATACTTGTTCAGATGAGTCCAGAGGTTACACAGGAGGACAGGACTGGAGTATTTAGTTGATGACAGAAGACCTTCTGAATGCAGACTGCTGCCAGCTCAGTGCCCACCGCCCCTGGATCTGAGATTCTGTTCTTCCTGCTcatatttctcctctcctcgttcaACTTTGCCCTCAGGCGTTTTTGGCGGGCTCTCTCCGCTACTTGAATGATCGTCACAGCCTCCTCTTGACTCATATCCTTAGTTATCACCAACTTTCAGAATCATAAAGAAGACGCAGAAATCACAttaatgtgtctgtgttttaatgATTGATTTAACAAATGATTCAGCACTATTATTTTGGTTTCTTAGTGAAAGCCTTGGGAGCTTTCTGATGATGTGAAGAGGGGAGGGTTTTACATTTTGTGACTTCCTACCCACAGGAGCTTACACACTATAGTATGAGCTCCTATATGTAGAGACTTGCACAATAGCATCTAATCTGTGTATATAGATTATAATATTTAGGTACTTTGACACTCACCTGTGGGCTTTCAGTCACCTCCACCGTTTTAAGTATATTTGTTATCATTGTCTTTCGTTCTTGGACATCTTTACGGAGTTCTGTAATGAAATAGCGAGGAATAGGGATCTCAAGATTTACCTAGAATGACAAGGGAAAAAAACAGCATTGAGCTACATCAGCATTGAATAGTCACTGGTGATAAAGTCTGAATGTTGTGGATGAGCCAATGTTACTTTTCTGAGAAAATCAACAAACCAATTTTAATAAACGGGTGATTCTCATGAATGTGGTACAACTTGAAGCAGAAATTAAAGATTAGTTCAGACACACATTTTCCCCCTTTACTAAAAAGGATCTAGTTTCACTATTAGGTTAAAAAGGcctgaaaaaaaatcagaaaaagggGAAAAACAGTCATTACCATAACACAAGAAATTAGAAATAAAATTTGTCAACTATGAGTTTTTCCATCACTTTTCATTGATACTGTTTAAACCATTACACtggaaaaagacaataaaatcaaatacatgAATGAAAGCTGAATATTAGAGTGTCTGCGGAGTATAAGAAAACATTTTATCAGATTAGAATCTGTAACAAAATAaagatatttattttatgaacTAAACTGATTAACTGACGTAATCGGTTTAACTGACAGGAATTCATAGAATTTACAGCAAGAAGTTTGCGACTCAATAATCAAACTTTTAAACTTTTATACAAATCTACTTGACAGACTAATCATTTTATATTCTTAAAATCTTCACAAACACAACCTTGGTTTTCCCCATGAGAATCACCCACTTGCTTTGAAAAAGAAAACTCACTGGTGTGAGTTTCAGGTCATGAAGAACATCATCCATGTAATGATACTCTGAAAACTCTTTTTCCACCATTTCATTCTTCAGCTCTAACAACCTTCCCATCACAGCCTCCAGAACTGAGCGAATAGCTCGTCTCTTCTGAGGGTGAACCACCTGGTTGTAGGCTTTGTTCAGCTGCCTAAAGATCTGGAGGTAGCGCACATAAAACAGGGCTAGGCGCTGAAAAAACACCACTCTATCCCTCTGTGGGCGAGGGGCTTCGGCAGGTAGTTCCTCAGCCAGAAGGCGACTCAGTTCTAACTGGGCATCAGCCCACAGCTGGTTGTACGACCTGGGACAGAAGACAGACGCATGAGTCGAGGGCCAATAGTACTGGCATTCAAGTTGAGTTTCAAATCAAGTTCAATACTAAAACTACGGTGAGTAATAAAATTAGGCCTTTGAAGAGACAATACTGACTATGGCCAAATAACAGAGAACCTGATTAAACTTCGTTTACTGGCTGTAAAAACTTTTAtattcatatctatctatctatctatctatctatctatctatctatctatctatctatctatctatctatctatctatctatctatctatctatctatctaatttatatttctttctttctttctttttgtcactGTCACGCTTTCAAATGCATAATTTACTATTTTACATGGCTAACGATGCACAATGTGGCTAACCCTAACTAGCAGCTCTGCTCATTTCAGAACGAACACTGAGGTTCCCATAACTTTACCTTTGCGACATGTTTGTTTCTGTGAAGAGCTAACCGTCAGTTTTGTGAACTTCTTCAGTATTAACCACACGGGCTGACTCATTTAACGTTTGCTTCAACGGATCAAATAAGTGAGCTCCACTAACTCTGAGTTGACCGTTACCATGGTAATACATATACGGAAGTAACTCACCGGAAATGGACCCACACATGCAATATTTTACTGGCTTTGagagacataataataataataataataataataataataataataataataataataataataataatgcgtaAATTTTTGTAGCTGTTTACTTAGCCTTCGTAGCTCAAATGGCATTGAAGGTGCAAATGTGCGTTGAGCCAGACACAGTAGATCCACTTTACACATGAACCGATTGCAGAACCTGTGTAACACCACTAGGTGACGTGATTCCTTAGAGCTGACAGCCACTTGTATGAGGGTGGCTGAGGTACGTATACTATTATTGTTGGAATTCCTATTTTAAAAGTTGCGTATCTAATATGGGATTTATGCAGGCGATATCTATAGACTGCACTTCAGCAGACAAGGACATATAGACTAATGTTCAAGCACACCGATCTAGCTATGTTGAGAATGAAAACATCACTAATCTGTAAATTTAATGCATTAACTCATTATCGTGACTAATTTACATTACACTAGAAACATCCCTTACTTGATGAATGATAACACTAATGTGGCAGGATATTGCAGAATGCCATTTGTCTTAAAAGGTGCGGTAGAATTAGTATTAGTAGATTTGTGTTTGGTAGGAGTGTAACAGTTCAATGCATTGCTGCTCCTCGGAGCGCATTCTCTGCAGCGCTTAGACGGTCACAAGACTTGGACATCAGCGGCAAAAACACCGACATGCTGACAGGTCAGCGAGAAGCTTACAGGCCCACAGATTCTCCTGTCTGCATCCAACATCCAACAAGTTGCTGTGTTTGGAAAAGTACTTAGTTGCGCCGCTGCGCTGCCagtcattgtctttttttttttttttccctctatatacatatatatatatttggggtTGGGGGTTTAAagtgttattgtttttgtttgtttgtttgttttgttttgttttgttttgttttaattggcTAATTAAACTCCATTTGGAAAAGGTTATTTTATGTGACGCTGGAGAGTGTTTTTGTCTGTAAAACAACTCATCATGTTTTGGTTTGTAAAGTGGGGGCGCATGCCAAACTGAGCGAATGCCACTGGAAGAAATTGCGCCAAAGATGTCAACATTGCTTTACCACCCACTCGAAATCGATTGTATTACCTTCAAGAAGGTGGCTCCTTGTATAAATAGGGACGCATTATTTCAAGAAAGACGGTGGTGAGCACAGTCCGCTGGCTGTTCTCTCTCCTCTCGGGACCACAGACAACGCCTGGAACAATTGGGACAAGGCAACCGTTGTCCACTCCACCGGACACAAGCATCTTTATCCTCTAAACAAGTAAGTCTAAAAAGTTAGATTAACAGCATTTGTTTAACCAGAGAGTTGGAAGAAAAAACTGCTGTAAATGTATTGCATCGCACTGATGTCTGTAATGAATTCCATCTTTTACATAGATTTGTGTTGAGTATTTTAGGAGATATGGAGGGTCTCATACATCACTCATACATCTGTTGCATCTACAATATATTATATCCTGTTTATATTTCCACTTTTTGGATCTAAACATGTATACATTTGTCCTATGATGTACAGTTTACTTACAGATCATGTCATTTACATGCATGATGCTGTTATACTCATTTGCTTCTGTTTTCAGACAGTGAAGTCATGCAGGTGGAGAGGAAATGGCACATATTGTTGACACTCTTCTTTCTGCTAATCACCTCGGGCCAGTGCATGGACAACAAGGAGATCAAGCAGAAAGAGACAAGGACCCTTTTGGATCTAATCTTGCAGGTTATAAGAGACAGCCAGCAACGAGACAAAGCTGTCTCCAGACGCTGTAACAGTGGACTCTTCACTGCAGCCCAAGACATGAAGTTCTCTTCCCGTGAAAAGCCTTTCTATGTTCCTAGGCTGGATAACAGTAGACTCATAGGTAAGCTGATAAGATTTATTTTTAGGTCCTGATGATGAAAGCATAATCCTCATTTTACTGTTG comes from the Sphaeramia orbicularis chromosome 4, fSphaOr1.1, whole genome shotgun sequence genome and includes:
- the alkal1 gene encoding ALK and LTK ligand 1 isoform X1, with translation MQVERKWHILLTLFFLLITSGQCMDNKEIKQKETRTLLDLILQVIRDSQQRDKAVSRRCNSGLFTAAQDMKFSSREKPFYVPRLDNSRLIEIVPRDVNMKGKFIQHFTAGPVKFSSECRTHFHRLYHNTRDCSRPAYYKRCARLLTRLAMSPLCMQS
- the alkal1 gene encoding ALK and LTK ligand 1 isoform X2 — its product is MQVERKWHILLTLFFLLITSGQCMDNKEIKQKETRTLLDLILQVIRDSQQRDKAVSRRCNSGLFTAAQDMKFSSREKPFYVPRLDNSRLIEIVPRDVNMKGKFIQHFTGPVKFSSECRTHFHRLYHNTRDCSRPAYYKRCARLLTRLAMSPLCMQS